A genomic window from Scomber scombrus chromosome 18, fScoSco1.1, whole genome shotgun sequence includes:
- the ap2a1 gene encoding AP-2 complex subunit alpha-2 isoform X4 — translation MPAVSKGDGMRGLAVFISDIRNCKSKEAEIKRINKELANIRSKFKGDKALDGYSKKKYVCKLLFIFLLGHDIDFGHMEAVNLLSSNKYTEKQIGYLFISVLVNSNSELIRLINNAIKNDLSSRNPTFMCLALHCIANVGSREMAEAFASEIPRILVAGDTMDSVKQSAALCLLRLYKTSPDLVLMGEWTSRVVHLLNDQHMGVVTAAISLITCLSQKNPDEFKTCVSLAVSRLSRIVSSASTDLQDYTYYFVPAPWLSCKLLRLLQCYPPPEDGAVKGRLVECLETILNKAQEPPKSKKVQHSNAKNAILFEAISLIIHYDSEPNLLVRACNQLGQFLQHRETNLRYLALESMCTLASSEFSHEAVKTHIETVINALKTERDVSVRQRAADLLYAMCDRSNAKQIVAEMLSYLETADYSIREEMVLKVAILAEKYAVDYSWYVDTILNLIRIAGDYVSEEVWYRVIQIVINRDDVQGYAAKTVFEALQAPACHENMVKVGGYILGEFGNLIAGDPRSSPLVQFNLLHSKFHLCSVPTRALLLSAYIKFINLFPETKATIQEVLRCDSQIRNSDVELQQRAVEYLKLSSIASTDVLATVLEEMPPFPERESSILAKLKKKKGPGAVSVTELEDNKREGGELNGGGDRGPDASAMSASNASTPSPSADLLGIRSAAPISAAPTSAGSLLVDVFSEAGPAAPSAAVNDDGFLRFVCKNNGVLFENQLLQIGIKSEYRQNLGRMYLFYGNKTSVQFASFTTTVSCPGELQPQLNVQTKQVEPLVEGGAQIQQVLNIECLTDFSDAPLLNIKFRYGGALQNLTLKLPVTINKFFQPTEMTSQDFFQRWKQLSQPQQEAQKIFKASHGMDTEVLKAKLLGLGSALLDNVDPNPENYVCAGVIQTKGQQVGCLLRLEPNAQAQMYRLTLRCSKDSVSKRLCELLAEQF, via the exons ATGCCGGCTGTGTCGAAAGGAGATGGAATGCGAGGATTAGCTGTTTTCATTTCGGACATTAGAAATT GTAAAAGCAAGGAAGCCGAGATCAAGCGGATCAATAAAGAGTTGGCCAACATTCGCTCCAAGTTTAAAGGGGACAAGGCTTTGGATGGATACAGCAAGAAGAAGTATGTCTGCAAGCTGCTCTTCATCTTCCTGCTCGGACATGACATCGACTTCGGACACATGGAGGCAGTCAACCTGCTGAGCTCCAACAAgtacacagagaaacagatt GGCTACTTATTCATCTCAGTGCTGGTAAACAGCAACAGCGAGCTGATCCGTCTGATCAACAACGCCATCAAGAATGACCTGTCCAGCCGTAACCCCACCTTCATGTGCCTGGCACTTCACTGCATCGCCAACGTGGGCAGCCGTGAGATGGCCGAGGCCTTCGCCAGTGAAATCCCCCGGATCCTGGTTGCTGG TGATACGATGGACAGTGTGAAGCAGtcagctgctctgtgtctgctgcgGCTCTATAAAACCTCTCCTGACTTGGTGCTGATGGGAGAGTGGACGTCCCGTGTGGTGCACCTGCTCAACGACCAACACATG ggggTGGTGACAGCAGCCATCTCTCTCATCACCTGTCTGAGCCAGAAGAATCCGGATGAGTTCAAGACCTGCGTTTCCCTGGCTGTGTCTCGACTCAGCAGG ATTGTGTCGTCGGCCTCCACTGACCTGCAGGATTACACCTATTACTTTGTCCCAGCACCGTGGCTGTCCTGCAAGCTGCTGCGCCTGCTGCAGTGCTACCCTCCACCAGAGGATGGCGCTGTTAAAGGCCGTCTGGTAGAGTGTCTGGAGACCATCCTCAATAAAGCCCAGGAACCACCCAAGTCCAAGAAGGTGCAGCACTCCAATGCAAAGAACGCCATCTTGTTTGAGGCTATCTCACTCATCATCCACTATGACAG TGAGCCAAACCTGCTGGTGCGAGCCTGTAACCAGCTGGGCCAGTTCCTGCAGCACAGAGAGACTAATCTGCGTTACTTGGCTCTGGAGAGCATGTGCACTCTGGCCAGCTCTGAGTTTTCCCACGAAGCCGTCAAGACGCACATCGAGACCGTCATCAACGCCCTCAAG acTGAGAGAGATGTGAGTGTTCGACAGAGGGCAGCTGATCTGCTCTACGCCATGTGTGATCGCAGCAATGCCAAGCAGATCGTAGCTGAGATGCTCAGCTATCTTGAGACGGCAGACTACTCCATCAGAGAGGAGATG GTTCTGAAAGTGGCCATCCTTGCAGAGAAGTATGCCGTGGACTACTCATGGTATGTGGACACCATTCTTAACCTCATCCGCATTGCTGGAGACTACGTCAGTGAAGAGGTGTGGTACCGCGTCATTCAGATCGTCATCAACCGAGACGACGTGCAGGGCTATGCTGCAAAGACCGTGTTTGAG gCCTTGCAGGCCCCTGCCTGCCATGAGAACATGGTGAAAGTTGGAGGCTACATTCTGGGAGAGTTTGGAAATCTCATTGCTGGTGACCCGCGCTCCAG CCCGCTGGTCCAGTTCAACCTCCTCCACTCTAAGTTTCATCTGTGCTCTGTGCCGACTCGTGCCCTGCTGCTGTCGGCCTATATCAAGTTCATCAACCTGTTCCCAGAGACCAAGGCCACCATCCAAGAGGTGCTGCGCTGTGACAGCCAGATCCGCAACTCAGatgtggagctgcagcagcGTGCTGTCGAGTACCTGAAGCTGTCCTCTATCGCCAGCACTGATGTCCTG GCCACCGTTTTGGAGGAGATGCCTCCTTTCCCAGAAAGGGAGTCATCAATCCTGGCtaaactgaagaagaagaaggggccCGGTGCCGTGTCTGTGACAGAGCTGGAAGACAACAAAAGGGAGGGCGGAGAGCTGAACGGAGGAGGAGACCGGGGGCCAGACGCATCAGCCATGTCTGCTTCCAACGCT TCGACTCCGTCACCATCAGCAGACCTCCTCGGGATTCGTTCTGCTGCTCCCATCAGCGCTGCTCCAACCAGTGCCGGCAGCCTGTTGGTGGACGTGTTCTCTGAGGCAGGGCCCGCCGCACCTTCAGCTGCTGTGAATGACGACGGCTTCCTGAG GTTTGTGTGCAAGAACAACGGGGTTCTGTTTGAGAATCAGCTGCTACAGATCGGCATCAAGTCAGAGTACCGTCAGAATCTGG GGAGAATGTACTTATTCTATGGAAACAAGACATCGGTGCAGTTTGCCAGCTTCACCACCACAGTCAGCTGTCCTGGAGAACTGCA G CCACAGCTTAACGTTCAGACCAAACAAGTGGAGCCACTGGTAGAAGGAGGAGCCCAGATCCAGCAGGTCCTCAACATCGAGTGTCTGACTGACTTCTCTGATGCTCCGCTGCTCAACATCAAGTTCAG ATATGGAGGAGCTCTGCAGAACCTGACCCTCAAACTACCTGTCACCATCAACAAGTTCTTCCAGCCAACTGAGATGACCTCACAAGACTTCTTCCAACGCTGGAAACAGCTTAgcca GCCTCAGCAAGAAGCACAAAAGATATTTAAGGCCAGCCACGGCATGGACACTGAAGTACTTAAGGCTAAG CTCCTGGGACTAGGATCAGCCCTGCTGGACAACGTTGATCCAAACCCAGAGAACTACGTGTGTGCTGGAGTGATCCAGACCAAAGGCCAGCAGGTTGGCTGTCTGCTGAGACTGGAGCCTAATGCCCAGGCACAG atgtACCGCCTGACTCTGCGCTGCAGCAAGGACTCTGTGTCCAAGCGTCTCTGCGAGCTGCTGGCTGAACAGTTCTAG
- the ap2a1 gene encoding AP-2 complex subunit alpha-2 isoform X3, with translation MPAVSKGDGMRGLAVFISDIRNCKSKEAEIKRINKELANIRSKFKGDKALDGYSKKKYVCKLLFIFLLGHDIDFGHMEAVNLLSSNKYTEKQIGYLFISVLVNSNSELIRLINNAIKNDLSSRNPTFMCLALHCIANVGSREMAEAFASEIPRILVAGDTMDSVKQSAALCLLRLYKTSPDLVLMGEWTSRVVHLLNDQHMGVVTAAISLITCLSQKNPDEFKTCVSLAVSRLSRIVSSASTDLQDYTYYFVPAPWLSCKLLRLLQCYPPPEDGAVKGRLVECLETILNKAQEPPKSKKVQHSNAKNAILFEAISLIIHYDSEPNLLVRACNQLGQFLQHRETNLRYLALESMCTLASSEFSHEAVKTHIETVINALKTERDVSVRQRAADLLYAMCDRSNAKQIVAEMLSYLETADYSIREEMVLKVAILAEKYAVDYSWYVDTILNLIRIAGDYVSEEVWYRVIQIVINRDDVQGYAAKTVFEALQAPACHENMVKVGGYILGEFGNLIAGDPRSSPLVQFNLLHSKFHLCSVPTRALLLSAYIKFINLFPETKATIQEVLRCDSQIRNSDVELQQRAVEYLKLSSIASTDVLATVLEEMPPFPERESSILAKLKKKKGPGAVSVTELEDNKREGGELNGGGDRGPDASAMSASNASTPSPSADLLGIRSAAPISAAPTSAGSLLVDVFSEAGPAAPSAAVNDDGFLRDLEQPTETSDSLLVEGSGDSDSAPPSEDPAPPLSEADDLLNKFVCKNNGVLFENQLLQIGIKSEYRQNLGRMYLFYGNKTSVQFASFTTTVSCPGELQSHILSVQTKQVEPLVEGGAQIQQVLNIECLTDFSDAPLLNIKFRYGGALQNLTLKLPVTINKFFQPTEMTSQDFFQRWKQLSQPQQEAQKIFKASHGMDTEVLKAKLLGLGSALLDNVDPNPENYVCAGVIQTKGQQVGCLLRLEPNAQAQMYRLTLRCSKDSVSKRLCELLAEQF, from the exons ATGCCGGCTGTGTCGAAAGGAGATGGAATGCGAGGATTAGCTGTTTTCATTTCGGACATTAGAAATT GTAAAAGCAAGGAAGCCGAGATCAAGCGGATCAATAAAGAGTTGGCCAACATTCGCTCCAAGTTTAAAGGGGACAAGGCTTTGGATGGATACAGCAAGAAGAAGTATGTCTGCAAGCTGCTCTTCATCTTCCTGCTCGGACATGACATCGACTTCGGACACATGGAGGCAGTCAACCTGCTGAGCTCCAACAAgtacacagagaaacagatt GGCTACTTATTCATCTCAGTGCTGGTAAACAGCAACAGCGAGCTGATCCGTCTGATCAACAACGCCATCAAGAATGACCTGTCCAGCCGTAACCCCACCTTCATGTGCCTGGCACTTCACTGCATCGCCAACGTGGGCAGCCGTGAGATGGCCGAGGCCTTCGCCAGTGAAATCCCCCGGATCCTGGTTGCTGG TGATACGATGGACAGTGTGAAGCAGtcagctgctctgtgtctgctgcgGCTCTATAAAACCTCTCCTGACTTGGTGCTGATGGGAGAGTGGACGTCCCGTGTGGTGCACCTGCTCAACGACCAACACATG ggggTGGTGACAGCAGCCATCTCTCTCATCACCTGTCTGAGCCAGAAGAATCCGGATGAGTTCAAGACCTGCGTTTCCCTGGCTGTGTCTCGACTCAGCAGG ATTGTGTCGTCGGCCTCCACTGACCTGCAGGATTACACCTATTACTTTGTCCCAGCACCGTGGCTGTCCTGCAAGCTGCTGCGCCTGCTGCAGTGCTACCCTCCACCAGAGGATGGCGCTGTTAAAGGCCGTCTGGTAGAGTGTCTGGAGACCATCCTCAATAAAGCCCAGGAACCACCCAAGTCCAAGAAGGTGCAGCACTCCAATGCAAAGAACGCCATCTTGTTTGAGGCTATCTCACTCATCATCCACTATGACAG TGAGCCAAACCTGCTGGTGCGAGCCTGTAACCAGCTGGGCCAGTTCCTGCAGCACAGAGAGACTAATCTGCGTTACTTGGCTCTGGAGAGCATGTGCACTCTGGCCAGCTCTGAGTTTTCCCACGAAGCCGTCAAGACGCACATCGAGACCGTCATCAACGCCCTCAAG acTGAGAGAGATGTGAGTGTTCGACAGAGGGCAGCTGATCTGCTCTACGCCATGTGTGATCGCAGCAATGCCAAGCAGATCGTAGCTGAGATGCTCAGCTATCTTGAGACGGCAGACTACTCCATCAGAGAGGAGATG GTTCTGAAAGTGGCCATCCTTGCAGAGAAGTATGCCGTGGACTACTCATGGTATGTGGACACCATTCTTAACCTCATCCGCATTGCTGGAGACTACGTCAGTGAAGAGGTGTGGTACCGCGTCATTCAGATCGTCATCAACCGAGACGACGTGCAGGGCTATGCTGCAAAGACCGTGTTTGAG gCCTTGCAGGCCCCTGCCTGCCATGAGAACATGGTGAAAGTTGGAGGCTACATTCTGGGAGAGTTTGGAAATCTCATTGCTGGTGACCCGCGCTCCAG CCCGCTGGTCCAGTTCAACCTCCTCCACTCTAAGTTTCATCTGTGCTCTGTGCCGACTCGTGCCCTGCTGCTGTCGGCCTATATCAAGTTCATCAACCTGTTCCCAGAGACCAAGGCCACCATCCAAGAGGTGCTGCGCTGTGACAGCCAGATCCGCAACTCAGatgtggagctgcagcagcGTGCTGTCGAGTACCTGAAGCTGTCCTCTATCGCCAGCACTGATGTCCTG GCCACCGTTTTGGAGGAGATGCCTCCTTTCCCAGAAAGGGAGTCATCAATCCTGGCtaaactgaagaagaagaaggggccCGGTGCCGTGTCTGTGACAGAGCTGGAAGACAACAAAAGGGAGGGCGGAGAGCTGAACGGAGGAGGAGACCGGGGGCCAGACGCATCAGCCATGTCTGCTTCCAACGCT TCGACTCCGTCACCATCAGCAGACCTCCTCGGGATTCGTTCTGCTGCTCCCATCAGCGCTGCTCCAACCAGTGCCGGCAGCCTGTTGGTGGACGTGTTCTCTGAGGCAGGGCCCGCCGCACCTTCAGCTGCTGTGAATGACGACGGCTTCCTGAG AGATCTGGAACAGCCCACCGAGACCTCTGACTCCCTATTGGTGGAGGGTTCTGGTGACTCGGA CTCTGCTCCTCCCTCTGAGGATCCTGCTCCCCCTCTGTCTGAGGCTGACGATCTTCTTAACAA GTTTGTGTGCAAGAACAACGGGGTTCTGTTTGAGAATCAGCTGCTACAGATCGGCATCAAGTCAGAGTACCGTCAGAATCTGG GGAGAATGTACTTATTCTATGGAAACAAGACATCGGTGCAGTTTGCCAGCTTCACCACCACAGTCAGCTGTCCTGGAGAACTGCAGTCTCATATCCTTTCT GTTCAGACCAAACAAGTGGAGCCACTGGTAGAAGGAGGAGCCCAGATCCAGCAGGTCCTCAACATCGAGTGTCTGACTGACTTCTCTGATGCTCCGCTGCTCAACATCAAGTTCAG ATATGGAGGAGCTCTGCAGAACCTGACCCTCAAACTACCTGTCACCATCAACAAGTTCTTCCAGCCAACTGAGATGACCTCACAAGACTTCTTCCAACGCTGGAAACAGCTTAgcca GCCTCAGCAAGAAGCACAAAAGATATTTAAGGCCAGCCACGGCATGGACACTGAAGTACTTAAGGCTAAG CTCCTGGGACTAGGATCAGCCCTGCTGGACAACGTTGATCCAAACCCAGAGAACTACGTGTGTGCTGGAGTGATCCAGACCAAAGGCCAGCAGGTTGGCTGTCTGCTGAGACTGGAGCCTAATGCCCAGGCACAG atgtACCGCCTGACTCTGCGCTGCAGCAAGGACTCTGTGTCCAAGCGTCTCTGCGAGCTGCTGGCTGAACAGTTCTAG
- the ap2a1 gene encoding AP-2 complex subunit alpha-2 isoform X2 — MPAVSKGDGMRGLAVFISDIRNCKSKEAEIKRINKELANIRSKFKGDKALDGYSKKKYVCKLLFIFLLGHDIDFGHMEAVNLLSSNKYTEKQIGYLFISVLVNSNSELIRLINNAIKNDLSSRNPTFMCLALHCIANVGSREMAEAFASEIPRILVAGDTMDSVKQSAALCLLRLYKTSPDLVLMGEWTSRVVHLLNDQHMGVVTAAISLITCLSQKNPDEFKTCVSLAVSRLSRIVSSASTDLQDYTYYFVPAPWLSCKLLRLLQCYPPPEDGAVKGRLVECLETILNKAQEPPKSKKVQHSNAKNAILFEAISLIIHYDSEPNLLVRACNQLGQFLQHRETNLRYLALESMCTLASSEFSHEAVKTHIETVINALKTERDVSVRQRAADLLYAMCDRSNAKQIVAEMLSYLETADYSIREEMVLKVAILAEKYAVDYSWYVDTILNLIRIAGDYVSEEVWYRVIQIVINRDDVQGYAAKTVFEALQAPACHENMVKVGGYILGEFGNLIAGDPRSSPLVQFNLLHSKFHLCSVPTRALLLSAYIKFINLFPETKATIQEVLRCDSQIRNSDVELQQRAVEYLKLSSIASTDVLATVLEEMPPFPERESSILAKLKKKKGPGAVSVTELEDNKREGGELNGGGDRGPDASAMSASNASTPSPSADLLGIRSAAPISAAPTSAGSLLVDVFSEAGPAAPSAAVNDDGFLRFVCKNNGVLFENQLLQIGIKSEYRQNLGRMYLFYGNKTSVQFASFTTTVSCPGELQSHILSM; from the exons ATGCCGGCTGTGTCGAAAGGAGATGGAATGCGAGGATTAGCTGTTTTCATTTCGGACATTAGAAATT GTAAAAGCAAGGAAGCCGAGATCAAGCGGATCAATAAAGAGTTGGCCAACATTCGCTCCAAGTTTAAAGGGGACAAGGCTTTGGATGGATACAGCAAGAAGAAGTATGTCTGCAAGCTGCTCTTCATCTTCCTGCTCGGACATGACATCGACTTCGGACACATGGAGGCAGTCAACCTGCTGAGCTCCAACAAgtacacagagaaacagatt GGCTACTTATTCATCTCAGTGCTGGTAAACAGCAACAGCGAGCTGATCCGTCTGATCAACAACGCCATCAAGAATGACCTGTCCAGCCGTAACCCCACCTTCATGTGCCTGGCACTTCACTGCATCGCCAACGTGGGCAGCCGTGAGATGGCCGAGGCCTTCGCCAGTGAAATCCCCCGGATCCTGGTTGCTGG TGATACGATGGACAGTGTGAAGCAGtcagctgctctgtgtctgctgcgGCTCTATAAAACCTCTCCTGACTTGGTGCTGATGGGAGAGTGGACGTCCCGTGTGGTGCACCTGCTCAACGACCAACACATG ggggTGGTGACAGCAGCCATCTCTCTCATCACCTGTCTGAGCCAGAAGAATCCGGATGAGTTCAAGACCTGCGTTTCCCTGGCTGTGTCTCGACTCAGCAGG ATTGTGTCGTCGGCCTCCACTGACCTGCAGGATTACACCTATTACTTTGTCCCAGCACCGTGGCTGTCCTGCAAGCTGCTGCGCCTGCTGCAGTGCTACCCTCCACCAGAGGATGGCGCTGTTAAAGGCCGTCTGGTAGAGTGTCTGGAGACCATCCTCAATAAAGCCCAGGAACCACCCAAGTCCAAGAAGGTGCAGCACTCCAATGCAAAGAACGCCATCTTGTTTGAGGCTATCTCACTCATCATCCACTATGACAG TGAGCCAAACCTGCTGGTGCGAGCCTGTAACCAGCTGGGCCAGTTCCTGCAGCACAGAGAGACTAATCTGCGTTACTTGGCTCTGGAGAGCATGTGCACTCTGGCCAGCTCTGAGTTTTCCCACGAAGCCGTCAAGACGCACATCGAGACCGTCATCAACGCCCTCAAG acTGAGAGAGATGTGAGTGTTCGACAGAGGGCAGCTGATCTGCTCTACGCCATGTGTGATCGCAGCAATGCCAAGCAGATCGTAGCTGAGATGCTCAGCTATCTTGAGACGGCAGACTACTCCATCAGAGAGGAGATG GTTCTGAAAGTGGCCATCCTTGCAGAGAAGTATGCCGTGGACTACTCATGGTATGTGGACACCATTCTTAACCTCATCCGCATTGCTGGAGACTACGTCAGTGAAGAGGTGTGGTACCGCGTCATTCAGATCGTCATCAACCGAGACGACGTGCAGGGCTATGCTGCAAAGACCGTGTTTGAG gCCTTGCAGGCCCCTGCCTGCCATGAGAACATGGTGAAAGTTGGAGGCTACATTCTGGGAGAGTTTGGAAATCTCATTGCTGGTGACCCGCGCTCCAG CCCGCTGGTCCAGTTCAACCTCCTCCACTCTAAGTTTCATCTGTGCTCTGTGCCGACTCGTGCCCTGCTGCTGTCGGCCTATATCAAGTTCATCAACCTGTTCCCAGAGACCAAGGCCACCATCCAAGAGGTGCTGCGCTGTGACAGCCAGATCCGCAACTCAGatgtggagctgcagcagcGTGCTGTCGAGTACCTGAAGCTGTCCTCTATCGCCAGCACTGATGTCCTG GCCACCGTTTTGGAGGAGATGCCTCCTTTCCCAGAAAGGGAGTCATCAATCCTGGCtaaactgaagaagaagaaggggccCGGTGCCGTGTCTGTGACAGAGCTGGAAGACAACAAAAGGGAGGGCGGAGAGCTGAACGGAGGAGGAGACCGGGGGCCAGACGCATCAGCCATGTCTGCTTCCAACGCT TCGACTCCGTCACCATCAGCAGACCTCCTCGGGATTCGTTCTGCTGCTCCCATCAGCGCTGCTCCAACCAGTGCCGGCAGCCTGTTGGTGGACGTGTTCTCTGAGGCAGGGCCCGCCGCACCTTCAGCTGCTGTGAATGACGACGGCTTCCTGAG GTTTGTGTGCAAGAACAACGGGGTTCTGTTTGAGAATCAGCTGCTACAGATCGGCATCAAGTCAGAGTACCGTCAGAATCTGG GGAGAATGTACTTATTCTATGGAAACAAGACATCGGTGCAGTTTGCCAGCTTCACCACCACAGTCAGCTGTCCTGGAGAACTGCAGTCTCATATCCTTTCTATGTAG
- the ap2a1 gene encoding AP-2 complex subunit alpha-1 isoform X1 has protein sequence MPAVSKGDGMRGLAVFISDIRNCKSKEAEIKRINKELANIRSKFKGDKALDGYSKKKYVCKLLFIFLLGHDIDFGHMEAVNLLSSNKYTEKQIGYLFISVLVNSNSELIRLINNAIKNDLSSRNPTFMCLALHCIANVGSREMAEAFASEIPRILVAGDTMDSVKQSAALCLLRLYKTSPDLVLMGEWTSRVVHLLNDQHMGVVTAAISLITCLSQKNPDEFKTCVSLAVSRLSRIVSSASTDLQDYTYYFVPAPWLSCKLLRLLQCYPPPEDGAVKGRLVECLETILNKAQEPPKSKKVQHSNAKNAILFEAISLIIHYDSEPNLLVRACNQLGQFLQHRETNLRYLALESMCTLASSEFSHEAVKTHIETVINALKTERDVSVRQRAADLLYAMCDRSNAKQIVAEMLSYLETADYSIREEMVLKVAILAEKYAVDYSWYVDTILNLIRIAGDYVSEEVWYRVIQIVINRDDVQGYAAKTVFEALQAPACHENMVKVGGYILGEFGNLIAGDPRSSPLVQFNLLHSKFHLCSVPTRALLLSAYIKFINLFPETKATIQEVLRCDSQIRNSDVELQQRAVEYLKLSSIASTDVLATVLEEMPPFPERESSILAKLKKKKGPGAVSVTELEDNKREGGELNGGGDRGPDASAMSASNASTPSPSADLLGIRSAAPISAAPTSAGSLLVDVFSEAGPAAPSAAVNDDGFLSSAPPSEDPAPPLSEADDLLNKFVCKNNGVLFENQLLQIGIKSEYRQNLGRMYLFYGNKTSVQFASFTTTVSCPGELQSHILSM, from the exons ATGCCGGCTGTGTCGAAAGGAGATGGAATGCGAGGATTAGCTGTTTTCATTTCGGACATTAGAAATT GTAAAAGCAAGGAAGCCGAGATCAAGCGGATCAATAAAGAGTTGGCCAACATTCGCTCCAAGTTTAAAGGGGACAAGGCTTTGGATGGATACAGCAAGAAGAAGTATGTCTGCAAGCTGCTCTTCATCTTCCTGCTCGGACATGACATCGACTTCGGACACATGGAGGCAGTCAACCTGCTGAGCTCCAACAAgtacacagagaaacagatt GGCTACTTATTCATCTCAGTGCTGGTAAACAGCAACAGCGAGCTGATCCGTCTGATCAACAACGCCATCAAGAATGACCTGTCCAGCCGTAACCCCACCTTCATGTGCCTGGCACTTCACTGCATCGCCAACGTGGGCAGCCGTGAGATGGCCGAGGCCTTCGCCAGTGAAATCCCCCGGATCCTGGTTGCTGG TGATACGATGGACAGTGTGAAGCAGtcagctgctctgtgtctgctgcgGCTCTATAAAACCTCTCCTGACTTGGTGCTGATGGGAGAGTGGACGTCCCGTGTGGTGCACCTGCTCAACGACCAACACATG ggggTGGTGACAGCAGCCATCTCTCTCATCACCTGTCTGAGCCAGAAGAATCCGGATGAGTTCAAGACCTGCGTTTCCCTGGCTGTGTCTCGACTCAGCAGG ATTGTGTCGTCGGCCTCCACTGACCTGCAGGATTACACCTATTACTTTGTCCCAGCACCGTGGCTGTCCTGCAAGCTGCTGCGCCTGCTGCAGTGCTACCCTCCACCAGAGGATGGCGCTGTTAAAGGCCGTCTGGTAGAGTGTCTGGAGACCATCCTCAATAAAGCCCAGGAACCACCCAAGTCCAAGAAGGTGCAGCACTCCAATGCAAAGAACGCCATCTTGTTTGAGGCTATCTCACTCATCATCCACTATGACAG TGAGCCAAACCTGCTGGTGCGAGCCTGTAACCAGCTGGGCCAGTTCCTGCAGCACAGAGAGACTAATCTGCGTTACTTGGCTCTGGAGAGCATGTGCACTCTGGCCAGCTCTGAGTTTTCCCACGAAGCCGTCAAGACGCACATCGAGACCGTCATCAACGCCCTCAAG acTGAGAGAGATGTGAGTGTTCGACAGAGGGCAGCTGATCTGCTCTACGCCATGTGTGATCGCAGCAATGCCAAGCAGATCGTAGCTGAGATGCTCAGCTATCTTGAGACGGCAGACTACTCCATCAGAGAGGAGATG GTTCTGAAAGTGGCCATCCTTGCAGAGAAGTATGCCGTGGACTACTCATGGTATGTGGACACCATTCTTAACCTCATCCGCATTGCTGGAGACTACGTCAGTGAAGAGGTGTGGTACCGCGTCATTCAGATCGTCATCAACCGAGACGACGTGCAGGGCTATGCTGCAAAGACCGTGTTTGAG gCCTTGCAGGCCCCTGCCTGCCATGAGAACATGGTGAAAGTTGGAGGCTACATTCTGGGAGAGTTTGGAAATCTCATTGCTGGTGACCCGCGCTCCAG CCCGCTGGTCCAGTTCAACCTCCTCCACTCTAAGTTTCATCTGTGCTCTGTGCCGACTCGTGCCCTGCTGCTGTCGGCCTATATCAAGTTCATCAACCTGTTCCCAGAGACCAAGGCCACCATCCAAGAGGTGCTGCGCTGTGACAGCCAGATCCGCAACTCAGatgtggagctgcagcagcGTGCTGTCGAGTACCTGAAGCTGTCCTCTATCGCCAGCACTGATGTCCTG GCCACCGTTTTGGAGGAGATGCCTCCTTTCCCAGAAAGGGAGTCATCAATCCTGGCtaaactgaagaagaagaaggggccCGGTGCCGTGTCTGTGACAGAGCTGGAAGACAACAAAAGGGAGGGCGGAGAGCTGAACGGAGGAGGAGACCGGGGGCCAGACGCATCAGCCATGTCTGCTTCCAACGCT TCGACTCCGTCACCATCAGCAGACCTCCTCGGGATTCGTTCTGCTGCTCCCATCAGCGCTGCTCCAACCAGTGCCGGCAGCCTGTTGGTGGACGTGTTCTCTGAGGCAGGGCCCGCCGCACCTTCAGCTGCTGTGAATGACGACGGCTTCCTGAG CTCTGCTCCTCCCTCTGAGGATCCTGCTCCCCCTCTGTCTGAGGCTGACGATCTTCTTAACAA GTTTGTGTGCAAGAACAACGGGGTTCTGTTTGAGAATCAGCTGCTACAGATCGGCATCAAGTCAGAGTACCGTCAGAATCTGG GGAGAATGTACTTATTCTATGGAAACAAGACATCGGTGCAGTTTGCCAGCTTCACCACCACAGTCAGCTGTCCTGGAGAACTGCAGTCTCATATCCTTTCTATGTAG